The following are from one region of the Rosettibacter firmus genome:
- the upp gene encoding uracil phosphoribosyltransferase produces the protein MKNLIIVDNPLIKRDVTILRDKNTQPAEFRYALSRISFSLAIEISKNFELEEYEVETPLEKTKGYKLKYQIVLVPVLRAGLSMIESFLQIIPEAKVGHIGLQRDEKTLKPVDYYYKTPNNLHQSITILLDPMLATGGSAAASFNFLKKNGAGKCFLACLISAPEGIEKMNNEHPDILIYTAALDRKLNDNGYILPGLGDAGDRTFGTF, from the coding sequence ATGAAAAATTTAATTATAGTAGATAATCCACTTATAAAAAGAGATGTTACAATCTTGCGTGATAAAAATACTCAACCTGCTGAGTTCAGATATGCTTTGAGTCGTATTTCATTTTCACTTGCAATTGAGATTTCTAAAAATTTTGAGCTGGAAGAATATGAAGTGGAAACACCTCTTGAAAAAACAAAAGGTTATAAATTAAAGTATCAAATTGTTTTAGTCCCTGTACTCAGAGCAGGATTAAGTATGATAGAATCTTTTTTACAAATAATTCCCGAAGCAAAAGTAGGACACATAGGATTACAAAGAGATGAAAAGACTTTGAAACCTGTAGATTATTATTATAAAACACCAAACAATCTTCATCAGTCTATTACAATACTTCTTGATCCTATGCTTGCCACAGGTGGAAGTGCAGCAGCTTCGTTCAATTTTTTAAAGAAAAATGGAGCTGGAAAATGTTTCTTAGCTTGTTTAATTTCTGCTCCAGAAGGCATTGAAAAAATGAATAATGAACATCCAGATATACTTATTTATACTGCAGCTTTAGATCGGAAACTAAATGATAATGGATACATTCTGCCTGGACTTGGAGATGCTGGAGATAGAACTTTTGGTACTTTCTAA